The DNA segment AGACTAACATGAAATCCTCAATCATGATCTAAGCAAGAACAATCAATCCATTATCATGTGGAACATACAATCGGATCGTTAAACCAGCAAATTCtaaactagcatgcaccctagtttATGTGTACCTCAAATCTATTAACATGTTTTTCAATCCGTTCGAGTTATATAAACACTatccaatatatatatacatgaacCGATTTCAAGCACATCAACATTAACAGTTTATAACACCATCATCATGTagagcatatatatatatatatatatatatatatatatatatatatattacaacaTCATGTATAATACCACCaaccataaacactaaccggattagaggaTGCAACAAGAGTTAATCCTGTTAATCCGAGAGCTGGTGGGATCGCCGGtttcgagagagagagaaaagtgtAGGGTTTGTATGTATTCTTGTTTTGCAAGATATGGGAAAACTAAACCTCCCTAAGGGTTTCATGTATGCGTAATGggtgagtgggccgaacccaatcaTCGGGCTGCCCTTGTTCTCGAGTCGGGTAAATGGTTTGCGAGTGGGGTTGGGCCGAGAGAAAGATGTGCGGTCAAGAACAAAGTGTGCGGCCCAAATTTGATAACACGTAACATAATAAAAATTCATAACATTCAACGCAATCATGCACATCAACTAGTCATGCAACGTTCATACAAGTTACATCAAAGCACAAAGGAAGGTTCtagaatacgggttgtcacatagTAGCTCTCTCTCTAGAAATGTGCATACACTATTGAGGAATAGCTAGGGTTTATGAGAGGTTGCACGAAGCTGATCACCCAGATCCATTCTCACTGAGATGAATGAATGTGATGGATTCCCAATTCTAACCTATACACCCATATATATAGGTTAGGGCAAAACCCTAAGTCCTGACAATGCATATCCACAATATCCACAAATTCGGACAACACAGTACATAACTTTATCCGAGTTTGTCAACTCATAAGTTCGGACCCTTTAGACTCACTTCCATCCGAATTTAATCAATAACGTTGACCTGGGCTTTAACTTTATTATATAGAACTGATAAAGCATAGTTACCAGCAGGAGCTGCACTTACAATTAGGGTTCTTAATGATGTGTAAAAAATGGGGAAATATGTGTTGGTGGTGACAGGTGTGGGTGGTGGTGGCTGacagtggcggtggtggtgggtggtgatatGTGGGGGCAGTGCTTGCTAATGGTGGTAGTGGCGATGGAGAACTGATGTGGGGGAGTGAGAGGGGTATAGAAGAGAGAGAGGTGTATTCatatgtattatatattatttttaatttaattttgttttatttattaaaatataaaaaatgagttaaaaagACTATAATACCCATGTGTTTTCTGATTTAACCGGAAAAATTAtctgggttagggctaaaggacataacgtgtaggATTTGAAAAAATTAAGTACAAATCTCatcaattttaaaaacaaatgacAACGTCTGAAatgtggtataaagataaaggacaaaactttcAATTCACTCTATTAAATTTTTGCATTATAAATTTATTACATTTATATTCAACCTTCTTAACACGCATCTCAAGTATCTTCTCACGATCTGCCAATCTCTTATTCTCAACCAACACTGCATCAACCTTCTTTTCCACATTCTTTACTTGTGCAACATTCGCAAAGTCAAAATCTCCAATTTCTTCAAGAGAAATACCTTCTGGTGGAATATTTGGAAACATTTTGTAACCAAAAGAACTAGGTGTGGGTTGAACATGTGGTTGTGAAGTTGGTGGTGTTTGGAAGATTTGTTGTGAAGTAAGAATAGGTTGTTCTTGGAATGTTGTTTGATGTGGTGGTGTAAAATGTAGTGGTGATTGATGTAATGGTGATTGGataggtgatggttgtcttggtggtgattgatgtggtgattttggtggtgatggttcAGGTGGTGGTGAAGGTGGTGGTGTAGGTTGTTTTGTTTTTGGTGTACGTTTTGGCAGCCTAAGAGTCAACTTTTGTCTCGCTGCTCATGGAGATGCAATACTCTTTCTAGCACTtgctttctttctaccaccagaCGGAGGCATCTGAGATTCTATCACATGCTTAGGCGACGGAACATACAAAACATCATCTTtctcctctctcctctttctTTTCAGCTGCTTTTCTTTTGCAGTCTCAGCTTGAATTCTCTTTGCACGCTCTGTTTCGTCAATTTCTTCATCAGACGAACTTGATGAGCTTTTATCACCTTCGTCACCTTCTTTCTCAccagcttccttttctttctcaGCATTAAAAGCATTAAGAGACTTAAGTAAATTTGCAGAATCAGGAGATAAACCAACATCTCCTTCAACATTCACTTCAGTTTCAGTTTCagtttcagcttcagcttcagcttctgcTTCTGGTTCTTCTTTATCTGATTCATCGACAAGCAAAGTCTCAACTGTTTTCTTTCGACGTTTCTTAGGTTGAGATGAAGAACCTTCTTCAGTTTGTACTTTCGGAGTTGCTTTCttgcttttcttctttttctcttcttttaaGAACCATTCGTTGTGAGATTCTCTGAAATTTTTAAGAACTTTCAGCtcatcagcataactcttttctTTCATTTCTGCTTCATTCCTCCAGTGTGATGATTGACTGGATCTGGATCTTGATAATTCTTGTCTTTGATGAAGCCAAAGAATTCAACTTTTGACGATGGCTCTGGATGATTTGGATGATATCTAGCCAACTGCTTCAAAGATTCATTATCCATGTgatataaaatcaacaaatcaTTCTTGTCGTCTCTTTCCAACTGAGGATAAGCATGATCTAACATCATCTGGATAAAACGTGGATACACCCAAGTCTTGCTCTCTATGGTTGTATTCTCAACCAAATAATGAAACACAATCTTCGAAAAGTTATACTTCTTGTTAAGCACTAGAGCTGTCACCATGTTCATTTGGTAATCTCTCCTCACATCGTAACCCCCTTTCCTGTGACTGAGAGCGAGTACAACAGAATGAATCAGAAACTTGTACAACCTTGGAAAACATTCTTTCAAATAATTTGATCTGTTCAGATCACCGTTGTAACCCATCCTTAACATACACGGAACTTCGTTGGAGAGTTCTCATCATCCGGAAAATTCATCACCTCTCTTACAAGCTGTTCAGTGATAATAATTGGTTCGTCTTTTCCATTCACCCTCACAACTGAATTAATTGTCTTGTTTGCTTCATCATAAGTTGCCTTCTCCCAAAAACGCTTAATATGAGATCTGAACACCAAACGTTGATCCGATAATGCTTTCTGTATTGGCAATCTCTCCATAAACTCCAGAATTCCTGTAAATCCAGCCATTTTTGGAATCTTTTTATCAGAAACACAACAAGTGTTGTGCAGTGGATCAAACAGTACGTTCGAAGTCTgcaaaaacacaacacacaaacagattcaacacttagaaaaatttcaaacTCATAAcagaatttcaaacgaaattacacatTCCATGCGGAAATACATCTTAAACGAAATTACATCTACTAACTAAATTAGCTCATGCGGAATCATATGTACAAACGAAATCACACTCATGCGGAAATACATCTCAAACGGAATTATACTTCAAACGATATTAGTGATTTGAAAcgaaattaaccaaaatcaagatTTATGAACGGATGATTCAATTGATGACATGGGTTTGTTCTATTATGAATTCCGAGCACCATGATGTGTTTTTTATTCATTTTCAACCACTGAAATGTCCTAGATCTAAGTTCAAACATCCTGAATCGCCGACAACCCTTAAATCAGTTaaattgaaaccctaatcacAATCTATGTCACAATCCAAGTACAAGGgtatattatttagttattaaaCATCATAAGTAAAACCTAGATCTAAGATTTTTCAACTGTTTATCACCGTTCAAACGAAATCAGACAAATCCGGTCAAATAAACACAGATCTCTCACCTTTCCCATGATAATAGTTGAACCAGCCAACTAGAATCAGAAATCTATCAACAATCGGACAGTATAACGGCTAGAAAACGATGATTTTCTGATATCGTTTGAAATCTCCTTCGACAGCACTTTGAAACAGAATTACAGAAATAatgatttcaaacggaattatgtCACTATTTATAGACCGAGTAACTCCGCGTGGAATTACCTTTGATGACCTTTCACGTGAAATTACTTTCAAACAGAAACATGGCTCACGAGGAATTAAGCTTTCAAGCGGTAttacctttcaagcggaattaatgtttcaaacgaaattatttttaaacttttTCAAATTTCCAACTTTTTGAGAATTTACcaacacacccagttaaccaagtccaaattaatgaccctggtcAACTGTTTAGCCTGCCAAGGCCAGGTTAATGACCTTGGCTGACCAGTTTGTGAAGATGCTGATTTTTGAAACAAATTTtaagttcaagttaatgaacttctGAACTTTCAAGCAATTTCCAATCACTTTTTCAATCTTCTGCTTACCCACCCCTCATGATCCAGACATGTTCTGCACATAAGACTTTGATCATCTGATACCCAACGTCTGTtgttgaaaataagatgaaatgaaAATCATTTTGGATTATGAATATAATAAGCAGTaaactgtacacacaatatttttgtgagcgtgttaggggatcatattaGCTTCCGACAAGATACCAGTACTGTTAAGCTTAAATTTCATACACAGCATTAAACAATTTGctttgattgtcgatatactgatcctcttaaattctcacacaattttcaatctattccgGATACGAATTAAGTGTCTTAAGATCTTGACTTttacgcgtgtaccacctcagaatatactcccgtatccagatcactatattcagtcttacaggtgagtgcacacaaatgatatctgtaattgggtgaatgcgaaaccatgagagctcaggtcagaactttcgttcagcaaagagatgatggctcgactttcggtgggttccctttagggaatcttttttacaacagcacatgattagcattttgcaatgtttcatcattttttatgctgaggggaggctttatgAGTAAAGCttgtgcagagtattatacgaggactaggctattgtttccgcaaaatcagaagtcctggtataataccccagatatcatcacgtacaaagacctagtatgtcagaaataggacctttcaaatgagattttatgggttacctatatatcctggggttacctatatatcctggagatgttccccacataaaagcaagttattatttttgtttatatcccaaacaaatctactaaatgtgcaaaaatctatcgacacatcatttgcAAGACTGTTTaacacattttatctttacaattctttagcgtactgcatCTATCtagctaatgtactatcatttcccctttttacacaaactctttttcagttttacaatgtttttagatttttcaaattttctattgtatttggattttgaaattttatcatgtttttgtatttttctgcaaactttcttcttcacaaacaatactggagctccccaaggcgacgagctaggacgaataaaacctttatccaaaagttcttgcaatggtttggacagttcttccagttcggttggagctaagcgataaggtgctcgagctatgggcgctgctccaggggctagctcgatctggaattcgacctgacgatgaggcggtagcccatgtaaatcttcaggaaacacttaaGGAAAGTCATGTACTACaggaatatcctctaatctcttctctttcgttgatgcgtcggtaacaagtgctaaaatagcggtgtggccctttcgcaaacatttctgggccttaagaaaggagatgatgcccaccacagcaccactcttgtcgccttgaacgtcgagaggttcttgaccagaacggggaatacaaaatatcttttctttgcataggatctctgcttgctgttgggataaccaatccattccgatgacgatgtcgaaactacccaggactataggaatgagatcgatagagaaggtctgaccagcgaggacaagattacaaccctgaactatgtgtgtggcctctagtcttttaccatttgctaactccaCGACATggttggtgttcaaaagtgttggggtaTGCTTGAGCATTTGACCAACTTTTAgggacatataactggtatcggcacctgaatcaaataaaacagtaacataaaagtcatcgagaaggaacttacccatcaccacattaggatcattccttgcttcaccctgacccagcacgaacacTCGACCCCTAACACCGTTgtcattattgtttcccccattgttgtgcacgttattgttcccgtttccttggttgtgGTTCTGATTTTGAGTCTGATTTAACTGTGGGCAGTGtttcttgaagtgaccttcagcgccacactgaaagcatcctttgtttcCTTGTTGCCGTTGCTAATTCtgcggtgcttgctgttgctgctgacgaTACTGGTTTGCAGGCCgggagctcctgcaatccttggcttcatgacccatcttgagacacctctgacaacgacccttgttgcactgaccactatggtgtctgttgcatctattgcactttgggtgatttccttgatatccaccctgcccctgactaccagaagattgctgattaggactctggtagtcatcagtctttcgctgctgtgcctgggactgaactgtagtcgaacccttgttggaatctccatcccatttttgcttgttgtcactaggaatAGCAGAAGTTGTAGTAGTGGTGGTAGCACCGATACgcttaggcagcttgttctgatccactgcctggtctgtgagacgatgagcaagacgagtaacatcctggatggtagcaaggttagcagaggtcacatggctttgaatcttTGGCACTAAACCATAgaggtacaactcgatacgcttgatgggaggatccaccatagttggacacaagatggtcagctcgtttgaccttttcgtatacgcctctatctctgaccttatcatcttcaggttaaagaactccacttccaacttgtggatgtcatcacgagtgcaatattcccgcttgattagttccttgaagtcgttccatggggtggcattagcagccgccaaccccagcatctgaacttgcgcattccaccaagtcagcgcaatgccttcgagagtactagtggcatatttcaccctacgagccttagggcattcacacatctcgaagaccGATTCGAGcgtctcgaaccagtggaggagtccaattGCACTttcagtgccactgaaagtgctaGGATGACAGTACATAAAAGTCTTGAATGTgcatacaggtggctgagcgttctaacctgttgtgtataagaacaggacaaggttaaacacaagagttggtttatgagggtaggatctaaagaccctagagTGAGTTgcgactgcaggatatacctcctgcttgagcggctgcaagtgccggAACAACTTGTTGGttaatcaaagccgtcaactgggcttgagtcatgttgacacgtccactcatgatcttcataacaaaagggaaacatgagtgagagaggttcacggaagtgcgatgacagaagagagtaagcacacatgtgttttcaaacaacagttgttacgtttatctaagcatactatgagcaaagttctatgtaactaacaagtaggcaataaaacataaaccatatcacctagaaatgcgagtcttgcatgtggagcgaagcttcgttgtggatcgttgagcactgttctggttatagtctagttttatcCAAAAGTTTTCccgtttttaaaaccaagttcactataaccaatggctctgataccaatctgtcacacccccaaaaatccgcatgcggagtatcaccgcttggaggcgtgactgaccaggatcaagccaccaatcatattgaacattgtaAGAATAATTaaagttcaacccatcaatacaaaaggtgttcaaatcaaaacatagttaagtgtttggcggaagcataaatgtgaaaacccaaaacataagtattaagttcgaaatgttataatgtttttaacatggcatccactgtccatgttccacaatgaccgcgcctccctgtgcaagctccagaaGTACCTaccgacctgcaaggcatgtaacagagtgtcaacaacaaagttgagcaagttcacagttgattgttcaGTTATTGAGTTCTTTTCAGAAATtgtaagttcgtttcataaccATGCGTTACCCAGTACCCTTGTTTCCCAAACTTTTACAATagtaagtgggggcttcccatgttgtatgtactagactagttgtatctataggtgaCCTTCCCAATCCAAGGACAGTGgtatgtatgagtttacgtaggttttacataagtgccCTTCCctatccgaggacagtggtacgtagcaagtacgtaggtttagcgctggtgtccttcccaatccgaggacagtagtacgtaggttttacataggTTTTAACAccggtgtccttcccaaaccgaggacaatggtcgtaggttttacgtaggtttagcactggcgtccttcccactccgaggacggtggtaagtagtctagtagtgatgaAAGTACTGGTAGTCatacaatcccattcccaacccaccgggaatcccatgccttggaaggagtgtgaactcaccttggtttgctcggtatgcttaactactCGTTTTCCAAttaatcagtcaaagcctatggtatgcacatgtacataatcagtttacattcacgaagttcacgtatatatatacaatcaCAGTGGTATTGAATCAGTGATCACGAATAACACAAAGCACGTATTCAAGCTCATACAAGTCATGTTTATCATTTAACAACAgttaactaacccagttaacccCTAACAGAATTAACCGAGTTCACTGTGCAGTTTACCCATTTGACGAAACGCCCCTTGTTTCGTCGAAATGCCCTTATGACGAAACTCCTTGTTTTGCCGGACCTTCCCTCGAtgaaacacccctgtttcgtcATGATCACCTGTTTCGCCCTGTTTCGTCGTATTTactctcggcgaaacaccccctgtTTTGCCGTGATTTGTGTTTCGTCTACAAGGTCAGTTACGTCGTGTAACTGATGATTACCTAGAAACCCTAACCATTATCCTCAACCGTTACACACtatcatcgatcatcatcataCGGAAATCATTCGATATTGAATCAATCAGAGCAGAATCATACATTAATCTCAAATGATCTATATCATACAATGACTATTACATGAACACAAATTCACAGATTCACAACATTAACCAATCAATCCCATAGAACAACATCCTATTCGAAGCCACAACAACAAGAACCCTAAATATTCATAGATTCAACACTTTGCCGTCACATAATCCGAATAGCGTTTACGAGTTTCATTATCATTCATACATATCATAATAACCAATCAAAAGGGATCCAAACATAAGACCAAGCATTACATAAATTGCTGAATCATATCTTTGATCTAACAGTTAGCTAGGATAGCAATCAATTATTCGTGTAAGGGTTAAACACTAACCGGGATAAACGGAATTACTGACCCTAGAGGCTTCGAACACACAAGATTGCCGTCACTAAGGggagagagctctagggtttctaaTTTGTTAAAAGTGTGACGAATGAAACAGTGGGACTTAATAAGTATACGCGTAACatactgggcccttaatgggcttcggcgaatcagtgggccggcgaaacacttgtTTCATCGGGATAAGGACGGCGAAACACTTCTTGCTTCGTCGTGTGGGTTATGGCGAAACTGAAGTTGTTTCGTCAGGTATAGTTCCTAATCTCAAACagtttacaagttcatgtaaccaAACACTATAATCACATTAAATAGATAATCATATCAAACAAACATCTCAACATATAATCCAATGTGCacaattacaaggcaaacaagttgtacaagtaaacaactaaacaattaacgtgcaattaatgcgaagatggaatcttggaaactcgagttgtcacattatccccaacttgaaagaaatttcgtcccaaaatttagcatgcggttactgaggaagctacttgtgttgtgtagtttactggttttcctggggtgtcacactgGCAGCGTTAGCTTCTGTTTTGCGTGAGCAAAGACCTAGTTGTACGTCTGTCGCCTTATAGATCAATTTACACCTGAAAGAGGCCCTCTATTGCCcaaaaacctatatcaaattgagaaaactaATTTGATATGTACATTATATCAACATTTCTGCTTATGATCTATTTTGTTATTTTCTCAATCTAGTCCCAGTCAAGGTTTCAGAAATCTAAGACAGACTTGtggaaatatgtggtagggaaactgcttgcatgatagagtgtgctgatTGAAATTctaggatttgattagtatttctTAGGGTGTTcatttttaaaatattaaaacaatgATAAAATTAGTTACAGGCAGTCATATGAAAaaggtctagggagatgagtttaggtGGACAAATATACTAGCAATCGTTCGGATCACTCAGTAGTAGATCaatgttgataagtgaagtcaagcccgacacctcgtgatttgatccctgagcaatTACGATATTTCctaattttatttttgtaaataattgtttgatattatttatttgtgtttGTAGGTTTTAGTCTCGTAAAACGTGCTCGGGAAGGTAAGGGTTACTTAAGAAAATAAACGATTTTCAAATGAGCttgaaaaattaattaaaaatttgatttttgaaatcatgaaattGAGTTCAGACTTGGTCCCAACTCGAAATCATGGTCTCGGCCCAAGTTGTCTCAGGCTCGGCCCATGATCATGTGATATAAAAGTATGGTTTCGAGTCAGAACCTCATTCCACGCGAAATCAATTCACTGTTCCCTGAAATTCTTTCTCATTTCCGACTCGAGAACTCCGATTCTGATGTGTTTATCTACGATTTCGACTCACTAACATCAGTCATTTGAAGGTAATATCAACTAAACACTGGTATTTACTTGGAGATTACTTGAAGGTGTGAAGAAatgtttgaagatttgaagatgttTAAGAACCCTAATTTTCTTCATAACTTGGTCTTCAACAAAATCAAAGGGTGTTTATGGATTTTAATCCATAATTATATGATGATGCTGATCAAAAATTGTTTGGAAGGTTTCCACTCAGGTTGCGAGTGAAGAACCTTAATGGGACTCGAGATctgccggttgcgagtcgcaatctccGTGGTTTCGACTCAAAACTGGACTCAAGACCTTGAGGTTTTGACTGAAGATTCAGACTTGAAACCATCTGATTCCGGCTCGAAATCATCTGACTTCGACTCGAGATCTTGTGGTTTCAACTCGAAACCatgatttttcttataaaaattatttttgtCCACTCACAACCAAGTCAAATTGCATGGTCTCCACTAATTCATCcttgttgactgagttgactttTACTTGATTAAATTTCAAATTAACTAAGTTAATTCCATACTTGACCTGATATATTTTTGTAGGAACATAGACTTGAAAGTGATCTCGGGCCACAATCAAGCGGGTTGTCTGTCACCACCACCGGAAAAGCACAAGAAGCTGTATACTTCACTGATTAAAGGTCTCAGCAGTTGCAGGATTGTTCATTCTCTTCGAGAAAATCTGGTTGTATATGAAGATCTCGTTAAAGAATTTTGGAGAGCATCGAGGTTTGATGCATTGGGAGGAGATGGAAAAGGTTCGATTGAAGCCGTTATACAGAAGAAGAGTGTTACTGTGGCGGAACAGATTATCAGGGAAGTTCTACAATTTGATAATCAAGAGATAGACCCAATTGATCTTCCGTCTGGAGTTATCGAAACTATTTTACCACGTTAGAGCTATAAAGGAACGTATCCCTCTCTAATGAAGAAGTTCATTCATCCTTATTGGCATTTGTTGATGCATATGTTGATGATGTGCATGATAGAGAATAGAGGGGGAACAGATCAGCTGAATATCACCCAATCTGCAGCGTTCATGTGTCTGATTACAAATCAAGCGTATAATTACTCGAAGTACGTGTTTGGAGGAATGAAGAGGAACGTCACTAATGAAGAGGAACGTCACTGGGGTGCGAAAGGATAAGTTTGTGATGTATCGAAGATTCTTGCAGATGATTTTCAATGCACGTTATTCTGATTTGCAGAGGAAGTGGAAATACATTGGATCTAAAACCAATGGGACCAACTTGTTTTGGGGCTTTAACTCTGAAGAAGGGTACTGCAAGCAAATTTGAAGGAAGAATCGCTTTAGAAAAGTTCGGTTAGTTTGCTGAAACTGAAGAAGTGGTGGCTGAACCGAAAAATGTACAACTTGAAAATGCTCCAGTGAATACTCCTGTAAACGCTATGGTTGCTGAAGAGCATGTCGTTCAGATAGTTGCAGATGAAGAGCCTGAGACAGAGATACAAAATACTGACTCTGACGATGAAGAAGGCATTGTGATTAGTTTTGA comes from the Helianthus annuus cultivar XRQ/B chromosome 4, HanXRQr2.0-SUNRISE, whole genome shotgun sequence genome and includes:
- the LOC110926647 gene encoding protein FAM133-like, whose amino-acid sequence is MKEKSYADELKVLKNFRESHNEWFLKEEKKKKSKKATPKVQTEEGSSSQPKKRRKKTVETLLVDESDKEEPEAEAEAEAETETETEVNVEGDVGLSPDSANLLKSLNAFNAEKEKEAGEKEGDEGDKSSSSSSDEEIDETERAKRIQAETAKEKQLKRKRREEKDDVLYVPSPKHVIESQMPPSGGRKKASARKSIASP